In a genomic window of Rhinoderma darwinii isolate aRhiDar2 chromosome 10, aRhiDar2.hap1, whole genome shotgun sequence:
- the LOC142662621 gene encoding uncharacterized protein LOC142662621 — MAEALILERLRAAAVHHGPGWLEETVAALTRIPDAVSPRRARRSGSVVRDRLPSPGPLTSMAMAAGGESATTAPALGRQRAVPGVTAMRAVSTRPSRRSRPPERLSPEVVPRTRRRRGSPIPDAAGQAAGRTAPSQALRPGRNPRPRRGPAVSRESQAGLPVTPPPSDGRCREQGTAAPHGDVPARGQASSGSSRRTTRSAATSRQQVRSEVWVPAVGRQVAGPSVSASSSPFRRCRWEGQSSAREELEEGELDVYRRGQDGPADGNTAPVQPVSESPPCLVWLMGHSYVHWGALRADVRPNGRQLRIPRQDAVVHWLGFRGMSWSRVLAEFQTYARLDRVPEVLVLHVGGNDLGVRPFRELVRDTKHDMLCLWVSYPKLVIVWSDIVPRKHWRLARSVERVNKARIKVNRAVSRFVAKNGGICVRHRDLESGVGNFWRSDGVHLTEVGIDLWSLAIAEGIERAVVVWRNSQA; from the exons atggcagaggccctgattttagagcggctgcgtgccgctgctgtgcaccacggtcccggatggctggaggagaccgtggctgcattaacgcggatcccggacgccgtttcgccacgccgggcacggcgttcggggtctgttgtaagggacaggctcccctcccccggcccccttacgagcatggctatggcggcggggggggagtcggcaacaaccgctcctgcgctgggcaggcagagagcggtgccaggggtgacggcgatgcgggctgtgtcgacccgtccctctcggcggtcccgacctccagagcgccttagtccggaggtagtcccgcggacacggcgtcgcagagggagcccgatcccggacgctgcaggccaggcagctgggaggaccgccccttcccaggccctgcgtcctggcaggaatcccaggccgcgacggggtccggcggtaagcagggagtcgcaggctgggctccctgtcacccctcccccatcagatggaagatgtcgagagcaaggtacggccgccccgcatggtgatgttccggccagggggcaggcttcgtcaggatcgtctagacggacgactagatctgcagcgacatcgaggcaacaggtccggtcggaagtctgggtcccggcggtcgggcggcaggttgccggcccatcggtcagcgcgtcctcatcccctttccgaagatgtcgttgggagggacagtcgtcggcgagagaagaactggaggaaggtgaactggacgtctatcgtcgaggtcaggatggtccggctgacgggaacacagcgcctgtgcagcccg tttcagagtcgcctccgtgtttggtgtggttgatgggtcattcttacgtgcactggggggctttgagggcggacgtccgcccgaatggtcgccagttgcgcattccgcgacaggatgcggttgtgcattggctgggttttagaggtatgtcgtggagcagggtgttggcggaattccagacatatgctcggcttgatagggttccggaggtcttagtgttgcacgtgggtgggaatgacttaggagtccgcccctttcgtgagttggtgcgggataccaaacatgatatgttgtgtttgtgggtatcttatcccaagttggtgatagtgtggtcggacatagtcccaagaaagcattggcggttagctagatctgtggagagagtcaataaggctcgcattaaagttaatcgggcggtgtcccgttttgtggcaaaaaacgggggcatttgcgtgaggcatagggatttggagtcaggagtggggaatttctggaggagtgacggggttcatctgaccgaggttggcattgatctttggagcttggcgatagcagaaggaatagaaagggcggtggtggtgtggaggaactcacaggcttaa